A DNA window from Vigna angularis cultivar LongXiaoDou No.4 chromosome 1, ASM1680809v1, whole genome shotgun sequence contains the following coding sequences:
- the LOC108321394 gene encoding uncharacterized protein LOC108321394: protein MRIEELQNSLEAHEQRLIERKNVEKGMNQALQTRTDQKFKGRGVGRGRGRSKGGRIGGRNTSFSEQFSEENGSDKKEVNRRGGRQSKGRGKGRKGYDKRNIQCFTCSKYGHYSSECWHNEDAKRIKNGESANLAQETGDSESDHVVLMSIVEERCKRLTQNRCKREMIHLADRSNEAHVSIANSVTHALGDRRHVSFSDEVRHAADDDELPTHALLSNDTNGAVTDDSCSWYLDTGYSNHMTRRRELLVNIDSSIKRCVRIVNNSTIMAEGIDKVLITCKNDKISYMDDVLYVPTMKSNLLSLGQLLEKGYIMSMHQRHRIV, encoded by the coding sequence ATGAGAATTGAAGAACTGCAGAATTCGCTAGAAGCACATGAACAAAGGCTAATCGAAAggaaaaatgttgaaaaaggcATGAATCAAGCCTTACAAACCAGAACTGACCAAAAGTTCAAAGGTCGTGGAGTTGGAAGAGGTAGAGGGCGTTCAAAGGGTGGACGAATTGGAGGCAGAAACACAAGCTTCTCCGAACAATTCTCTGAAGAAAATGGCAGTGataaaaaagaagtaaataGAAGAGGTGGAAGGCAGTCGAAGGGAAGAGGCAAAGGCAGAAAAGGCTACGACAAAAGGAATATCCAATGTTTCACATGCAGCAAATACGGTCACTATTCCTCGGAATGTTGGCACAATGAAGATGCAAAGAGAATCAAGAATGGTGAATCAGCCAACCTTGCACAGGAAACAGGAGACTCTGAATCTGATCATGTCGTGTTGATGAGCATAGTGGAAGAACGATGTAAAAGATTGACCCAGAACAGGTGTAAGCGAGAAATGATTCATTTGGCAGACAGGTCTAACGAAGCACATGTGTCAATCGCAAATAGTGTAACGCATGCACTGGGTGATCGAAGACACGTGTCTTTCTCAGATGAAGTGCGACATGCAGCAGATGATGATGAACTACCTACACATGCGCTACTCTCAAATGACACAAATGGTGCGGTAACTGATGACTCATGCAGCTGGTACTTAGACACGGGCTACTCGAATCATATGACAAGGAGACGAGAATTGCTTGTGAATATTGATTCAAGTATAAAGAGATGCGTGAGGATTGTGAATAATAGCACCATTATGGCGGAAGGAATTGACAAAGTCTTGATCACCTGTAAGAATGACAAGATTTCCTACATGGATGACGTGTTATACGTCCCAACAATGAAGAGCAACCTGTTGAGTTTGGGACAACTCCTGGAGAAAGGATATATTATGTCTATGCATCAGCGACACAGAATTGTTTGA